The Sphingomonas naphthae nucleotide sequence TCGCGCCGGGGACGAGGCCGATCGTCTTCATCTGATCGACGATATAGCCGATCGTCTTCGTCTCGCCGGGCGTGCCGGGGCGGCGGCCCTCATAGGCATCGCTTGCCAAGATCTCGATATGCCGCCGCATCGCCGCCTCGGGCGCGGGCGGGGCCGCCGCCAGCAAGGGCGCGGCGAGCAGGAAGGGGGCGAAACGGGCGAGGGATGTGATGAAGGTCATCGCCGGCGCTTGCCATGGCGGACGGGCGTTCGTCCATCGCGGGCCGACCGATGGCGCCGATGCGGCGGTGGAACGTCGGGAACGTCCTGTCCCGATAAGGCTTCCATACAGGCGCACTTCCGCGCCCGACCCGAAAGTGACCCCGTGGCGCGATCCTTCCCCGACGACATGAGCCGCGCGACATGAAGGCGGTGCTGCGCGGCATCGGGATCGCCTTGCTGTTCCTCACGGTCGCGCTACTGCTGGCGCCCACGGTGGCGCGGCCGTTCCTCGACCGTATCTATTATCGCGGGCCGGTGAGCGACCATTTCGATGGCGAGCGGTTCCGCAATCCGGAAGGCGAGCAGGGCACCGGCGGATCGCGCACCGCCTCCCCGACGCGCTGGCTGGGATTCCTCGCCGGCGCGGGCCGCCCCGCGTGGCCGACGAGCGTGCCCGTGGTGCCCGCCAAACCCGCCGCGCGGGTCGGCTGCGCCGCCGACGACGACGCGCTGACCGTGACCTGGGTCGGTCATGCCACCGCGCTGATCCAGACGCGCTGCCTCAATATCCTCACCGATCCGGTCTGGTCCGATCGCGCCTCGCCGGTGGGCTTCGCCGGACCGAAGCGGGTGCGCGCGCCAGGCATCGCCTTCGCCGACCTGCCCAGGATCGACGCGGTGCTGCTGAGCCACAATCACTACGACCATTTCGATCTGGCCACGCTGGAGCAGCTCTGGCGCCGTGATCGCCCGACGATCGTCACCAGCCTCGGCAACGACAGCCTGCTGCGCGGTCGCGGCATCCCGGCGATAACGCGGGACTGGGGCGGCAGGGTGCCGCTGCGGCCCGGCATCGACGTGGTGGTCGAGCGGGTCCACCATTGGGGCTCGCGTTACGGCATAGATCGCAACCGCGCTTTATGGTCGGGCTTCAGCGTCACCTTGCCCGGCGGCAATATGCTTTTCGCGGGCGATACCGGCTGGGGCGACGGCGCATGGGTGGCGCAGGCCGCCCGCCACGGCCCCTACCGCCTCGCCATCCTCCCCATCGGCGCCTACCGCCCCCGCGCGCTGATGAGCGGCAACCATATCGATCCGGCGCAGGCGACACAGGTGTTCGCCGGACTCCACGCCCGACACGCGCTGGCGGTGCATTGGGGCACGTTCCAGCTGGCCTATGAGGAGATCGACGAGGCGCCGCGCGATCTCGCCAGGGCTGTGGCGACCCTGCCGGCGGGCAAGCGCGACTTCCGGGTGTTGCCGGTGGGTGGGGTCTGGGCGGTGCCCGAGTAAACGCCCCGGATCAGGCCGCCACCAGTTCCGCAGCCTCGGTTTCCTGGATCCAGCCGCCGCCCAGCACCCGATCGCCGGCATACAGCACCGCCGCCTGCCCCGGCGCGACGCCATATTCGGGGCTGTCGAACAGGATGCGGTCGCCCTCCATCCGCGCCGGAACGGGCTTGGCGAGCGAGCGGACCTTGGCGGTGATCGGCTCGTGCGAAGGGCCGCCGATCCAGTTCATCTCGGACAGGCGCGCGCCGCGCACCGCCAGCGCCGCGCGGCGGCCGACGACGAGGCGGCGCGTCTCGGGTTCGACGCGGATCACGTAAAGCGGCTCGGGGCTGCCGCCGACCTCGATGCCGCGCCGCTGGCCGATGGTGAAGTGGATCAGCCCGCGATGGCGGCCGATCACCCGGCCGGCCAGATCGACGATATCGCCGGGCTCGCCCGCCTCCGGCCTGAGCTTGCGGACGATTCCGGCGTAATCGCCGTCGGGCACGAAGCAGATATCCTGGCTGTCGGGCTTGGCGGCGACGCCCAGGCTCAGCCCGGTGGCGATCTCGCGCACGCGGGGCTTGGGCATATGCCCAAGCGGGAAGCGCAGAAAATCGAGCTGCGCGTCGGTGGTGGCGAACAGGAAATAGCTCTGGTCGCGCGCGGGATCGGCGGCGCGGTGGAGTTCGGGGCCGTGGGCGCCCACCACGCGGCGGACATAATGGCCGGTCGCGAGGCAATCGGCGCCCAGATCGCGCGCCACGCGGAACAGATCGGTGAACTTCACCCCCTGATTGCAGCGTACGCACGGGATCGGCGTGCGGCCGGCGGCATATTCATCGGCGAACTGGTCGATTACCGAGGCGCGGAAGGCGGTCTCGTAATCGAAGACATAATGGGCGATGCCGAGCCGATCGGCGACGGCGCGGGCGTCGCGAATGTCCTGCCCGGCGCAGCAGGCGCCCTTGCGGCCGACCGCCGCGCCATGATCGTAGAGCTGGAGCGTGACGCCGATCGTCTCCGCCCCGCTCGCGGCGGCGAGCGCGGCCACGACCGAGCTATCGACCCCGCCCGACATGGCGACGACGATTCGCGCATCCTTCAGGGGGCGATCAAGCTGGAAATCCGCATCCATCGCCGCCCCTTACGCTGACCCGAGCCCACACGCAAAAGCGGCGAACCGAGCTAAAGCCGCAGCGCCCCCGCCCGTTCTTCAGGGCATGTCCGCGCACCCGTTCACATTCGATCCCGACACCGCCACGCCCGCGCCGCTGGGCTATGCGGAATTGCGGGCGGTGCTGACCGCGCGGCAGGCCGCGAGCACCACCGGCCGGATCGGCCGGCCGGGTGCCGCCACGGCCACCGCGTTCGACGGCAGTTTCAGCCCGTCGTTCGCGGCAGGCGCGGCGGCGGACGGCGCGATCGTAACCAACGGTAAAGGCATGTCACCGGCATTTTTACCTTGGCGTTTCAACCTTCCTTAGACGCCCTTCCACTAGAGAAGAGGAACAGGGCCGCTACGCAAGACGGCCAGGGTAGCCAAAGGGTAACATGATGATCGAGAACCAGAAAATACGGCCGGCTACCGTGATCGGCCCTCTGGGGGAGTCCCTCTCGCTGGACTCGCTGCCGCCCCCCGGCACGACCCGCTGGGTCGTGCGGCGCAAGGCCGAGGTGGTCGCCGCCGTCCGCGGCGGGCTGCTCACCTTCGACGAGGTATGCGACCGTTACGGCCTGACGATCGAGGAATTCGCCGGCTGGCAGCGCGCGATCGACAAATCGGGGATGCCGGGCCTGCGCGTGACGCGCATCCAGCATTATAAATCGCTGTATGAACGCCAGCAGAAGTATTGAACCGCGGAAACGATCCGACGCAAAAGTCAAGTCGGGGCCGGAACCAGTCCATTGCCGATGCGTAATATCCCCAGCACGCCGCCGCCGCACATCGCGCGGCCGGCGGCCTAAGGAGGACGTATCATGGGACTTATTCTCTGGCTCATCATCGGCGGCGTCATCGGCTGGCTCGCCAGCATCATCATGCGCACCGATGCGCAGCAGGGCATCCTGCTTAACGTCGTCGTCGGCATCGTCGGCGCTTTCGTCGGCGGCCTGATCTTCTCGGGCGGCTCGATCAACAATGCCGGCCTTACGCTCTACTCGTTCATCGTGTCGCTTCTGGGTGCGGTCATCCTGCTCGCGATCGTAAACCTGGTTCGTCGCGGCGCAGTGCGCTGATCCGCTGACGAAACGGTAAAGACAAAAAGGGCCGTCCGGGAGACCGGGCGGCCCTTTTTCTATGTGTCTGTACCCTCATCTTTGCCTGTACCGTCATCCCGGCGAAGGCCGGGATCTCAGGAGGCTTGGGGCGACCGCAGTGACAGCCGCCCGAGGCCCCGGCCTTCGCCGGGGCGACGATCCAGTTGTCACGGGTTCAGCTCGAAACTCACCGACACCCGCACCGTCAGCGCCTGCTCGCCCGCCTCGACCGGCGTATCGGCGGCTTCCTTGGACGCGCGCATCGCCATCGCCATCATCGGGCGGGGGCGATCGATCTGTTCCGATTCGGCGATGGTGAGGATGCGGCCGACGCGCAGGCCCGAGGCTTTTGCATAAAGATCGGCGCGCTGGCGGGCGGCGGTGATCGCCTTCACGCGCGCCTCGTCCAGCGCCGCTTCGGGCTTGTCGACCGAAAGCACCGGGCCGCTGATCTGGTTGGCGCCCGCCGCGATCAGCGCGTCGATGGTGGAGCCGGCCTTGCCGATCGAGCGCAGTCGCACCGTCACGCGGTTGCTCGCCTGATAGCCGGTCAGCACCGGCGCCTGCCCGTCGGCGTAGCGATATTGCGGGCTGAGGTCGATCGAGGCGGTCTGGATGTCGCGCGCCTCAATCCCGGCCTGCCTGAGCGCGGCGACCGTGGCGGCCATTCGCTCGGCATTCTTGGCCATGGCGTCGCTGGCGGTGCGCGATTGCGTCACCACGCCCGCGCCGATCTGCGCCACGTCCGGCACGCGCGTCACCTCGCCCTCGGCGGTGATGTCGAGGCGGGTGGCGCCCGGCGCCAGCACCGGCTGCGGCGGTTCGGCCAGCGCCGCGCCCGCCATCAGCCCGCCCAAGAGAATCGCCGTGCCACCAAGGCGCCCGATCATCCGCATCGTCATCTCCATATTCCTTCAGGGTTGTTGCCCGATGGCCACGCATTGCGGCCCCCGCGCTGCATCTGCGCTGAACGGCCCCCGTCGCGCGGTGAAATGCGATCGTGTAAGGGGAGCTTGAGCCAGGTGATATATTGAGCTAATACACACTGGCAGACGGATGGGTGAGGCCCATGCCGGGGGACTTCGGGACGGACAGGATGAACATGGAAGCTTTCTCGCGCTTCGAGGCGGATCAGGACATGGGCGCGCCGCGCCGCCGTCGGCGGATCCTGATCGCCGGAATCGTGGTCGTGCTGCTGGTGCTGGTGATCGGCGCCACGATGATGATGCGCGGCGGCAAGCCGGCCGGCCCCAAGGGCCCTACCCTGCCACATGTCACCGTCACCGTGCCGGGCACCACCACCGTCGCCCGCGTCATCAACGCCACCGGCACCGTCGCCGCGCGCCGCGACATGCCGGTCGGCATCGCCGGCGAGGGCGGGCAGGTCGTCCGCGTGCTGGTCGAGCAGGGGACGTGGGTGAAGCGCGGTCAGGTGCTGGCCGTGATCGATCGATCGGTGCAGACCGAGCAGGCATCCTCGCTCGCCGCGCAGATCGCCGTCGCGCAGGCCGACGCCAAGCTGGCGCAGGCCAATCTGGATCGCGCGATCAAGCTGGTCGATCGTGGTTTCATCTCGCGCGCCGACATCGACGCGCGCACCGCCACCCGCGACCAGACCGTCGCCCGCGTCCGCGTGGCGCAGGCGCAGCTGGCCGAGCAGCGCGCGCGTATCGGCCGGCTCAACATCGTCTCCCCCACCGACGGCCTCGTGCTGACCCGCTCGATCGAGGCCGGCCAGATCGTCGGCGGATCGGGCACGCTCTTTCGCGTCGCCGCCAACGGCAATTTCGAGGTGCTGACCCGCCTGGCCGAAAGCGATCTGGCGACCCTCAAGGTGGGCCTGCCCGCCAAGGTGACCCCGGTGGGCCAGGCCCGCACGATCGACGGGCAGATATGGCAGCTGTCGCCGATCATCGACCCGACGAGCCGGCAGGGCGTCGCCCGCGTCGCGCTCACCTATGATCCGGCGCTGCGCCCCGGCGGCTTCGCGGCGGTCGCCATCACCGGCGGATCGACCACGGCGCCGCTGCTGCCGGAATCGGCGGTGCAGAGCGACGCGAAGGGCAATTACGTCTATCTGATCGACGGCGCCGACAAGGTCGTGCGCCGTGACGTGAAGGTGGGCGGCGTCGACGATCGCGGCGTGACCGTGACGGATGGCCTGACGGGCACCGAGCGCGTCGTCGTCTCGGCCGGCGCCTTCCTCAACATCGGTGACAAGGTCATCCCCGAACTTCTGGCGAAGGGCCGCTGAGGCGCGCGTTGCGCCCTTAGCGACAGCAAGGATTTTTCCATGGGTTTCCGTAACATCTCGGCCTGGGCGATCCGCAACCCGGTGCCGCCCATCGTCCTGTTCCTCGCCCTGACACTGGCCGGGATCGTGTCCTTCATCCGCATGGACGTGAACCAGAATCCGGAGATCACCTTCCCCGGCGTCGTCGTGATGATCTCGCAGCCGGGCGCCGCGCCGTCCGAGCTGGAGACGCAGGTGTCGCAGATCGTCGAATCTTCCATGCGCAATCTGGAGGGCGTCGACGAGATCCAGACGACCATCAACGAAGGCTCGTCGCAGACCTTCGTGCAATTCTCGATCGAGACGCCGATCGACCGCGCCGTGACCGACGTGCGCGACGCCGTCGCGCAGATCCGGGGCCAGTTGCCCGACGGCATCATCGAGCCGCAGGTCATCCGCGCGCAGGTCAACGGCGGGGCGATCGCCAATTTCTCGATCGAAGCCAACGACATGACGATGGAGCAGCTCAGCTGGTTCGCGTCGAACGTCGTCGCGCGCCGCCTGCTCGGCATCGACGGGATGCAGAAGGTGAACGTCAACGGCGGCGTCAACCGCGAGATCCGCGTGATCCTCGATCCGGCGCGGATGCAGGCGCTTGGCGTCACGGCGGTGCAGGTCAACCAGCAGCTCCGCTCGATCAACGTCAACGCCGCCGGCGGCCGCGCCGAGGTGGGCGGCGCCGAACAGGCGGTGCGCGTGGTGGGCAACGCCAACGACGCCTATGATCTCAGCCAGACGCAGATCACCTTCGGCAACGGCCGCTCGGTCAAGCTGGCGGACATCGCCACCGTGCGCGACCTGTATGGCGAGCAACGATCGATGGCGATCATGAACGGCCGCCCGGTCGTGAGCTTCGGCATCTTCCGCGCGCGCGGCGCGTCCGACGTGTCGGTCTATGACGACACGATCAAGATGCTGGAGAAGATCGAGAAGGACAATCCGAACATCCACTTCGTGAAGCGGTTCAACTCGGTCAAATATACCAAGGACAATTACAAGTCGGCGATCCACGCGATGGTCGAGGGCGCCGTGCTGGCGGTGCTGGTGGTGTTCCTGTTCCTGCGCGACTGGCGCGCGACGATCATCTCGGCGCTCGCGATCCCGCTCTCGGCGATCCCGACCTTCTGGATCATGGACCTGATGGGCTTCACGCTCAACTTCATGACGCTGCTGGCGCTGAGCATGGTGGCGGGCGTGCTGGTCGACGACGCGATCGTGGAGATCGAAAATATCGTGCGCCACATGCGCATGGGCAAATCCGCCTATCAGGCCTCGATCGACGCCGCCGACGAGATCGGCCTGGCGGTGGTGGCGACGACCTTCTCGATCGTCGCGGTTTTCCTGCCGGTCGGCATGATGCCGGGCATCGCCGGGCAGTTCTTCAAGAATTTCGGCTTCACCGTGGTCGTCGCGGTGCTGATGTCGCTGGCCGTCGCCCGCATCGTCACGCCGATGATCGCCGCCTATTTCCTGAAATCCCATGGCGAGGCCACCCACGGCGAGGGCAGGCTGATGGACTGGTACATGGCGGTGCTGCGCTGGACGCTGCACCATGAGAAGAGCGGCCCGCGCCGCTGGTATCGGCTGTGGACCCGCGACAATCGCAAGCTGACGGTGTTCCTGGCGGTGCTGGCGTTCGGCGCGACGATCGTGTCGTTCGCCACCCTGCCCTTCACCTTCCAGCCGCCGCTCAACGTGGACACGAGCCGGATCTCGATCACCATGACGCCGGGCACGACGCTGGCGCAGACCAAGGCCGTCGCCGATCGCGTCGCCGGGATCATGCGTCAGCAGCCCGAGGTGGCGACCGCGATCGAGTTCATCGATGTCGGCAGCGCCACCATTTCGATGACGCTGAAGGAAGACCGGCCGCGCACCAGCATCGAATTCGAGCGCGCGATGGCGCCGCAGCTGGCGGACATCGCCGACGCGCGCGTGACCTTCAACTCGCAGAACGGCGGCGGCGGCTCCAACCGCGACATCTCCGTGATGCTGGCCGGTGACGATCCCGCCAAGCTGCAACAGGCCGCCCTGAAGGTGGTCGAGCAGATGAAGGGCCTGCCCGGCATCCGCACCCCGCGCGTCGAAGGCGATCTGCCGCGCCCGGAGATCACCATCAAGCCACACCTCGATCTGGCCGCCGACCTCGGCGTGACGACGCAGGCGCTCAGCCAGACCATCCGCATCGCGACGCTGGGCGACATCGACCAGAATGTCGCCAAATTCTCGCTGTCCGATCGGCAGATCCCGATCCGGGTGGCGCTGGACGAGAACAGCCGGCGCAATCTGGGGACGATCCAGAATCTGCCGGTGCCGACCTCGTCGGGCGGCACGGTGCCGCTGCGCGTGGTGGCCGATGTCGGCTTCGGCGCGGGCCCGTCGCAGATCGTGCGCTACAATCAGGAACGCCGCGTGATCCTCTCGGCCGATCTCGCCCCCGGCGCGGTCTCGGGCGAGCAGCGCGCCAAGATCCTGAAGCTGCCGGCGATGGACGAGCTGCCGGTCGGCGTCCACTACCAGGCCGCCGGCGAGAGCAAGTGGCAGGCCGAGATGATGCAGAACTTCTTCATCGCCCTGTTCGCCGGCGTGCTGCTGGTGCTGGCGGTGCTGGTGCTGCTGTATCGCCGTGTGATGCCGCCGTTCGTGAACCTGTCGTCGCTGCTGCTGGCGCCGCTGGGCGGCACGCTCGCGCTGCACGTCGCGGGCATGCCGATCTCGCTGCCGGTGCTGATCGGCGTGCTGATGCTGTTCGGCATCGTCGCCAAGAATTCGATCCTGCTGATCGATTTCGCGATCGAGGAGATGCGGCTGGGGCGCGATCCCTATGAATCGATCGTCGACGCCGGGCACAAGCGCGCCCAGCCGATCGTGATGACCACCGTGGCGATGGTCGCCGGCATGATGCCGACGGCGCTGTCGATCGGCGGCGACGGTTCGTGGAACCAGCCGATGGCCGTCACCGTGATCGGCGGCCTGATCCTGTCGACGCTGCTCACCCTGCTGCTGATCCCGGCGGGCTTCAGCCTGGCGGACTCGGTCGAGCGCCGCCTCGGGCCGAAGCTGGGCAAGCTCATCACCACCGGCGACGGCGGGACGGCCGCGCAGACCGGGGGACATGCCCACCCGGCGGAGTGACGACTGGCGAAATCCTCCCCTGCAAGGGGAGGTGGCGGCCCGCAGGGCTGACGGAGGGGTATCGCGCCACCGAGAGCGGGTCACCCCTCCACCATCGCTTGCGCGATGGTCCCCCTCCCCTTGCAGGGGAGGAACTTGGGGCACCCCGAGTGAACCAAATCCCCCGCGCGCACATTATGAGGGGATGGCCCTGCCCTCCCCGATGATTTCCCGCCTTGCCACCCCCCGCCCGCTTGCCGCACGGTCATGCCCATGAGCCTGCTCGCGCGCACCGGCCTCGATCGTTTCAATCCGGCGCAGGGGGGCGTCAGGGGGATGCGGGTCGTCGCGACCGGGCTGCTGATCCTGATGGCGGCGATCTACCTGACGGCCCGCGCGCTGGAGGCGCGGCATCCCGACTGGGGCTATCTGCGCGCCTTCGCCGAGGCGGCGATGGTGGGCGGCATGGCGGACTGGTTCGCGGTGACGGCGCTGTTTCGCCATCCGCTGGGCCTGCCGATCCCGCATACCGCGATCATCCCGCGCAACAAGGACAGGATCGGCGACAGCCTCGCCAGCTTCCTGCGCGGCAATTTCCTCACCCCGCGCGTCGTCTCGCGCCGGATGTACCGGCTGGACGCGGCCGGCGCGATCGGCCGCATCCTCACCTCCCCGCCGAAAGGCACGCGCATCGCCGAGGGCGGATCGAAGCTCGCCGTATCGGTGATCGAGGCGATGGACGACGAGCGCATCGGCCAGATGACGCGCGCCTGGGCGCTGGCCCGGATGAAGGGCTTCCACGTCGCGCCGCTGGCCGGCCAGCTGCTGGAACGCGCCATCGCCGACGGGCGGACCAAGCCGATCATCGACGCGATCGTGATGTGGGCCGGCCGTACGCTCGCCGCCAACGAGGCGATCGTGCGGCAGATGATCCACGACCGGGCGGGATCGATCCTGCGCTGGACGGGGCTCGACGAGACGCTGGCGACGGCGATCCTCAACGGCCTGTTCAAGCTGCTGGGCGAGATGATCGACAATCCCGAACACCCCTTGCGCGGCAAGGCCGAGGAGGGCCTCAGGAAGCTCGCCCACGATCTGCGCCATGACCCGGAGATGCAGGCGCGGGTCGAGCGATGGAAGGAGGAGCTGCTCGCGAACCCGGCCGTGACGGGTTACCTCGACACGCTGTGGGCACAGGCGCGCGAGGCGCTGCTGCGGGCGGCGCGCAACCCCGACACGTTGCTGGGCGGCCGCTTCGGCGAGACGCTGCGCGGTTTGGGCGAAAAACTCCAGGCCGATCCCCGCCTCGCCGCCGGGGTCAACCGCACGGTGCGGCGCGCCACGGTGGGCGCGGTGGCGGCCTATGGCGATTCGATCGTGAAGCTGGTGTCGGACACGATCCGCGGCTGGGACGCGGGCACGGTGACGAGCCGGCTGGAAAATGCGGTGGGCCGCGACCTGCAATATATCCGCATCAACGGGACATTGGTGGGCGGGCTGGTGGGGCTGACGATCCATGTGGTGGATCGGTTGGTGTGAACCGACAGTCAGACCGTTCGTGTCGAGCGAAGTCGAGACACCGCAGCGGATCGACTGGGCACGCCCTTCGACTTCGCTCAGGACGAACGGACGTCAGGCCGCCGGTTCATCATGGCTGTCCGTCTGAAAGCGCCCCACTTGCGGACATAGCCGCAGCAACGCAAACTCTGTTGATGCTAAGACGCGCGTTGCTGTCACCATGGCTTCCATTTGGAGCCGCAATCCTGCTTGTAAGCCTGGGTTTTGCCCTCGAGCCTGAGAGGCTGTGGCTGTTCGGGTTAGCCGGAACAGCGGCCGCTTGGGGTTGCGTCGATCCTATCGTTGGTCTGATTGTTGGCAGCATTTTTGGGAGCCGCGATAAGCACTTGGAGACGCACCTCGATACGATAAACAAGCGTGGACCAAACGACAGCTAACCACCAACCCCGGCCATCCGGGCATCTTGCCAATCGGGGTCAGCCATAAGCTCACAAATTGGTCACGTCGCCGACTTCCGCGCCGCCGCGACCTGCTTGATGAAGCCCCATACTTCCATCGGGAAAGGCGGTTTCTGCTCGCCCTGCCACTCGGGCATCCGATCGTAGAGGTTGGCAGCACCCGCCATCATCGCGGGGGTGGCGACCTGGGTGAAAGGCACGAGCAACGCCTGCCATTCCTCGTACAGCGCTTGCGCCTGTGGGGAGGCGGGATCGAGCGGGAGTTGCGCCGCGATGCGGGTGCCGAGATCGGCCCAGCTGCGGTTATAGGCCTCCGCGTCGAAATTGCCGGGCACGGCGGCCATGCGATCGGCCCATTCGGCTTTCTGTTCGGGGGTGAAGTAGCGGTCGGTGACGGTCTTCCAGTTTTCGGGTTCCATGATGCGATCTCCGGTGCGGATCAGCGAGCAGAGGGTCGCGGCATCGAGCGGCTCGCCACGATCGATGCGGGACTTGGCCGACAGGAGCAGGCGCCGCGCCGAGGCCAGTTCGGCGGCGCGCGCGTCGAGCGCCTGGAGTTGCGCCTCGACCAGAGCGGCGAGGTCGATCGTCTTGTGGGCCAGCAGCCGGCCGATATCGGCGAGGCTGAAGCCGGCCGCCTTGAGCGCGACGATCCGCCCCAGCCGCTCGATATCGTCGGGCGCGTAGAGCCGCCGCCCGCTGGCCGAGCGCAGCGGCCGCACGAGCCCGCGCCCCTCGTAGAAGCGCAGCGCGCGGGCGGTGAGGCCGGTGCGGCGGGCGACGTCGGCGATGTCGAGCG carries:
- a CDS encoding MBL fold metallo-hydrolase — protein: MKAVLRGIGIALLFLTVALLLAPTVARPFLDRIYYRGPVSDHFDGERFRNPEGEQGTGGSRTASPTRWLGFLAGAGRPAWPTSVPVVPAKPAARVGCAADDDALTVTWVGHATALIQTRCLNILTDPVWSDRASPVGFAGPKRVRAPGIAFADLPRIDAVLLSHNHYDHFDLATLEQLWRRDRPTIVTSLGNDSLLRGRGIPAITRDWGGRVPLRPGIDVVVERVHHWGSRYGIDRNRALWSGFSVTLPGGNMLFAGDTGWGDGAWVAQAARHGPYRLAILPIGAYRPRALMSGNHIDPAQATQVFAGLHARHALAVHWGTFQLAYEEIDEAPRDLARAVATLPAGKRDFRVLPVGGVWAVPE
- the mnmA gene encoding tRNA 2-thiouridine(34) synthase MnmA, whose translation is MDADFQLDRPLKDARIVVAMSGGVDSSVVAALAAASGAETIGVTLQLYDHGAAVGRKGACCAGQDIRDARAVADRLGIAHYVFDYETAFRASVIDQFADEYAAGRTPIPCVRCNQGVKFTDLFRVARDLGADCLATGHYVRRVVGAHGPELHRAADPARDQSYFLFATTDAQLDFLRFPLGHMPKPRVREIATGLSLGVAAKPDSQDICFVPDGDYAGIVRKLRPEAGEPGDIVDLAGRVIGRHRGLIHFTIGQRRGIEVGGSPEPLYVIRVEPETRRLVVGRRAALAVRGARLSEMNWIGGPSHEPITAKVRSLAKPVPARMEGDRILFDSPEYGVAPGQAAVLYAGDRVLGGGWIQETEAAELVAA
- a CDS encoding DUF1153 domain-containing protein, translating into MIENQKIRPATVIGPLGESLSLDSLPPPGTTRWVVRRKAEVVAAVRGGLLTFDEVCDRYGLTIEEFAGWQRAIDKSGMPGLRVTRIQHYKSLYERQQKY
- a CDS encoding GlsB/YeaQ/YmgE family stress response membrane protein, producing the protein MGLILWLIIGGVIGWLASIIMRTDAQQGILLNVVVGIVGAFVGGLIFSGGSINNAGLTLYSFIVSLLGAVILLAIVNLVRRGAVR
- a CDS encoding SIMPL domain-containing protein is translated as MTMRMIGRLGGTAILLGGLMAGAALAEPPQPVLAPGATRLDITAEGEVTRVPDVAQIGAGVVTQSRTASDAMAKNAERMAATVAALRQAGIEARDIQTASIDLSPQYRYADGQAPVLTGYQASNRVTVRLRSIGKAGSTIDALIAAGANQISGPVLSVDKPEAALDEARVKAITAARQRADLYAKASGLRVGRILTIAESEQIDRPRPMMAMAMRASKEAADTPVEAGEQALTVRVSVSFELNP
- a CDS encoding efflux RND transporter periplasmic adaptor subunit — protein: MNMEAFSRFEADQDMGAPRRRRRILIAGIVVVLLVLVIGATMMMRGGKPAGPKGPTLPHVTVTVPGTTTVARVINATGTVAARRDMPVGIAGEGGQVVRVLVEQGTWVKRGQVLAVIDRSVQTEQASSLAAQIAVAQADAKLAQANLDRAIKLVDRGFISRADIDARTATRDQTVARVRVAQAQLAEQRARIGRLNIVSPTDGLVLTRSIEAGQIVGGSGTLFRVAANGNFEVLTRLAESDLATLKVGLPAKVTPVGQARTIDGQIWQLSPIIDPTSRQGVARVALTYDPALRPGGFAAVAITGGSTTAPLLPESAVQSDAKGNYVYLIDGADKVVRRDVKVGGVDDRGVTVTDGLTGTERVVVSAGAFLNIGDKVIPELLAKGR
- a CDS encoding efflux RND transporter permease subunit, with protein sequence MGFRNISAWAIRNPVPPIVLFLALTLAGIVSFIRMDVNQNPEITFPGVVVMISQPGAAPSELETQVSQIVESSMRNLEGVDEIQTTINEGSSQTFVQFSIETPIDRAVTDVRDAVAQIRGQLPDGIIEPQVIRAQVNGGAIANFSIEANDMTMEQLSWFASNVVARRLLGIDGMQKVNVNGGVNREIRVILDPARMQALGVTAVQVNQQLRSINVNAAGGRAEVGGAEQAVRVVGNANDAYDLSQTQITFGNGRSVKLADIATVRDLYGEQRSMAIMNGRPVVSFGIFRARGASDVSVYDDTIKMLEKIEKDNPNIHFVKRFNSVKYTKDNYKSAIHAMVEGAVLAVLVVFLFLRDWRATIISALAIPLSAIPTFWIMDLMGFTLNFMTLLALSMVAGVLVDDAIVEIENIVRHMRMGKSAYQASIDAADEIGLAVVATTFSIVAVFLPVGMMPGIAGQFFKNFGFTVVVAVLMSLAVARIVTPMIAAYFLKSHGEATHGEGRLMDWYMAVLRWTLHHEKSGPRRWYRLWTRDNRKLTVFLAVLAFGATIVSFATLPFTFQPPLNVDTSRISITMTPGTTLAQTKAVADRVAGIMRQQPEVATAIEFIDVGSATISMTLKEDRPRTSIEFERAMAPQLADIADARVTFNSQNGGGGSNRDISVMLAGDDPAKLQQAALKVVEQMKGLPGIRTPRVEGDLPRPEITIKPHLDLAADLGVTTQALSQTIRIATLGDIDQNVAKFSLSDRQIPIRVALDENSRRNLGTIQNLPVPTSSGGTVPLRVVADVGFGAGPSQIVRYNQERRVILSADLAPGAVSGEQRAKILKLPAMDELPVGVHYQAAGESKWQAEMMQNFFIALFAGVLLVLAVLVLLYRRVMPPFVNLSSLLLAPLGGTLALHVAGMPISLPVLIGVLMLFGIVAKNSILLIDFAIEEMRLGRDPYESIVDAGHKRAQPIVMTTVAMVAGMMPTALSIGGDGSWNQPMAVTVIGGLILSTLLTLLLIPAGFSLADSVERRLGPKLGKLITTGDGGTAAQTGGHAHPAE
- a CDS encoding DUF445 domain-containing protein, which gives rise to MSLLARTGLDRFNPAQGGVRGMRVVATGLLILMAAIYLTARALEARHPDWGYLRAFAEAAMVGGMADWFAVTALFRHPLGLPIPHTAIIPRNKDRIGDSLASFLRGNFLTPRVVSRRMYRLDAAGAIGRILTSPPKGTRIAEGGSKLAVSVIEAMDDERIGQMTRAWALARMKGFHVAPLAGQLLERAIADGRTKPIIDAIVMWAGRTLAANEAIVRQMIHDRAGSILRWTGLDETLATAILNGLFKLLGEMIDNPEHPLRGKAEEGLRKLAHDLRHDPEMQARVERWKEELLANPAVTGYLDTLWAQAREALLRAARNPDTLLGGRFGETLRGLGEKLQADPRLAAGVNRTVRRATVGAVAAYGDSIVKLVSDTIRGWDAGTVTSRLENAVGRDLQYIRINGTLVGGLVGLTIHVVDRLV
- a CDS encoding MerR family transcriptional regulator, which codes for MPDSLDIADVARRTGLTARALRFYEGRGLVRPLRSASGRRLYAPDDIERLGRIVALKAAGFSLADIGRLLAHKTIDLAALVEAQLQALDARAAELASARRLLLSAKSRIDRGEPLDAATLCSLIRTGDRIMEPENWKTVTDRYFTPEQKAEWADRMAAVPGNFDAEAYNRSWADLGTRIAAQLPLDPASPQAQALYEEWQALLVPFTQVATPAMMAGAANLYDRMPEWQGEQKPPFPMEVWGFIKQVAAARKSAT